In Thermodesulfobacteriota bacterium, a single genomic region encodes these proteins:
- a CDS encoding multicopper oxidase domain-containing protein, whose protein sequence is MKSPFLVFTALAAATALTLAGCEGRSSSSITPASPQANVGGAAGGSTITIQGNLVGDASQPLIVESSLGGENGAGLEMVPLTGPTAVVAVDEIGKVAASQVVTPSDGRFRLDLPSERSFMILFRKGSPAGVTLSHLIVDRATGRIAFTLPKDSPNLNLGNVTIDSHLGKASAGIDPDLAVSAAVFPLDTIEWRGTSDVPTGGKPSPLFGAEPFTQQMLRFEEFGTEPFPAQASSKWMPLPQPMNAQSGPPPMAFEAFLAQTGVAPLPTRRSNVNVENPWKGAIEAFLGRKLALPDDGSIPGVAGPAEGRAPGEGWAHQFWDTLFPQQFFKTGVTGARRNGGLRDMRQRHGYKLGEFGPGGLYHNVAGVPATEGTAAGVDVRFHPKMPLQNPNSIWTFDGTLPPKLFVVRHGIPVLMRNYNALPIDVTANNGFGRHTISTHEHNGHQPGESDGFFGAFFFPGQFYDYRWPLQLAAFSNLNNAAGAANFDASDPRAALPCDDWETITVLVNGIPTDRTCRDGRIMIPGDWRETMSSHWFHDHMKDHTAENVYKGNASKMNYYSALDRGNEAYDDGVNLRFPSGASLSWGNRDYDVNILLADKAWTADGQLWFNTRDTENGFIGDRVLTNWLFKPWFDVRARKYRFRFLNGATSRVFGVALVHRVAGDAGELPGPPGSNVSYNRVPFHMIANDGNILEHAVPFDGVADLMHDGNPDPWKGQLPSLAIAERYDIVVDFGKYGIRPGDKLYFVNVMEHQNGKGTRGRVPLAEILSGEYNPTVLNGRWVNGDPGVGLFLELRVHAYEGTDVSMNPADFEPGKRKMIPLPLDREKMTVNGVSLLAARHHTFEFVHSGGVEEETDLHGPWFIKVDGGPINAAIVERISALQHGAVEVWEIAGGRGWTHPVHIHFEEGFILTRNGRMPPEWEMWARKDMYRIGPEPESGVIQAAIRARDFFGRFMQHCHNTMHEDHAMLMRWDSAKAGAVLMDAPLPTFDGVFLEPSFALETAETGDGIGLK, encoded by the coding sequence ATGAAGAGTCCGTTCCTGGTTTTCACGGCGCTCGCCGCCGCGACTGCCCTGACCTTGGCCGGCTGCGAGGGAAGAAGTTCGTCCTCCATCACTCCAGCTTCACCGCAGGCCAATGTCGGCGGGGCCGCTGGCGGCAGCACGATCACGATTCAAGGCAACTTGGTAGGCGACGCATCGCAACCTTTGATCGTCGAGTCGAGTCTGGGCGGCGAGAACGGAGCCGGTCTCGAGATGGTGCCGCTGACGGGCCCGACGGCGGTGGTCGCGGTGGATGAAATCGGCAAGGTGGCGGCCAGCCAGGTCGTAACCCCTTCGGACGGCCGATTCCGCCTGGATTTACCCTCGGAGCGTTCTTTCATGATCCTGTTTCGCAAGGGCAGCCCGGCGGGCGTTACCTTGAGCCATCTCATCGTGGACCGCGCCACGGGGCGGATCGCCTTCACCCTGCCGAAGGACTCTCCGAACCTGAACCTCGGAAACGTGACCATCGACTCCCATCTGGGCAAGGCGTCTGCCGGAATCGATCCCGACTTGGCTGTATCCGCCGCCGTCTTCCCGCTGGATACGATCGAATGGCGGGGAACCTCGGACGTACCGACGGGCGGCAAGCCGAGTCCGCTCTTCGGCGCCGAGCCCTTCACACAACAGATGCTGCGCTTCGAGGAATTCGGAACCGAGCCGTTCCCGGCGCAGGCGTCCTCGAAGTGGATGCCGCTTCCGCAGCCTATGAACGCCCAAAGCGGCCCTCCGCCCATGGCCTTTGAGGCTTTCCTGGCCCAGACAGGGGTCGCTCCGCTTCCCACGCGGCGTTCGAACGTCAACGTCGAGAATCCCTGGAAGGGCGCCATCGAAGCCTTCCTCGGTCGCAAGCTCGCCCTCCCCGACGACGGGTCGATTCCGGGGGTGGCAGGACCGGCCGAAGGAAGGGCCCCGGGGGAAGGATGGGCCCACCAGTTCTGGGACACGCTCTTCCCGCAGCAGTTCTTCAAGACCGGGGTCACCGGCGCGCGCAGGAACGGCGGTCTCCGCGACATGCGGCAGCGGCACGGGTACAAGCTCGGCGAATTCGGGCCGGGCGGTCTGTATCATAACGTCGCGGGCGTACCCGCGACGGAAGGGACCGCCGCCGGCGTAGATGTCCGGTTCCACCCGAAGATGCCGCTCCAGAATCCGAATTCGATCTGGACCTTCGACGGCACCCTGCCGCCCAAGCTGTTCGTCGTGCGTCACGGCATACCGGTCCTGATGCGCAATTACAACGCGCTGCCGATCGACGTGACCGCCAACAACGGCTTCGGCAGGCACACCATCTCCACCCACGAGCACAACGGCCACCAGCCGGGCGAAAGCGACGGCTTTTTCGGCGCCTTCTTCTTCCCCGGGCAGTTCTACGACTATCGCTGGCCGCTGCAGCTCGCCGCGTTCAGCAACCTCAACAACGCCGCCGGCGCAGCGAACTTCGACGCTTCCGATCCGAGGGCGGCCCTCCCCTGCGATGACTGGGAAACGATCACGGTCCTCGTCAACGGCATCCCCACCGACAGGACATGCCGGGACGGCCGGATCATGATCCCCGGCGACTGGCGAGAGACGATGAGCTCTCATTGGTTCCACGATCATATGAAGGACCACACGGCGGAGAACGTCTACAAGGGAAACGCTTCGAAGATGAACTACTACAGCGCCCTGGATCGCGGCAACGAGGCCTACGACGACGGCGTCAACCTGCGCTTCCCCAGCGGCGCTTCATTGAGCTGGGGCAACCGCGACTACGACGTGAACATTCTATTGGCGGACAAGGCGTGGACGGCCGACGGCCAGCTCTGGTTCAATACGCGGGACACCGAAAACGGCTTCATCGGCGACCGGGTCCTGACCAACTGGCTGTTCAAGCCCTGGTTCGACGTGCGGGCGCGCAAGTACCGATTCCGTTTCCTGAACGGCGCCACATCGCGCGTCTTCGGAGTCGCTCTGGTGCATCGGGTAGCCGGCGATGCCGGAGAGCTGCCGGGACCGCCGGGCTCCAACGTTTCCTACAACCGCGTGCCCTTCCACATGATCGCCAACGACGGCAACATCCTCGAGCACGCGGTCCCCTTCGATGGCGTCGCGGATCTCATGCACGACGGAAATCCCGATCCGTGGAAGGGGCAGCTTCCGTCCCTTGCAATCGCCGAGCGGTACGACATCGTCGTGGACTTCGGCAAGTACGGCATCAGGCCGGGAGACAAGCTCTATTTCGTCAACGTCATGGAGCACCAGAACGGCAAGGGGACCAGGGGCAGGGTCCCGCTGGCGGAGATCCTGTCCGGGGAGTACAACCCCACGGTGCTGAACGGCCGCTGGGTAAACGGCGACCCGGGAGTCGGCCTGTTCCTGGAGCTGCGTGTCCATGCCTATGAAGGCACGGACGTCTCGATGAACCCGGCCGACTTCGAGCCGGGCAAGCGGAAGATGATCCCGCTGCCGCTCGACCGCGAAAAGATGACGGTGAACGGCGTTTCCCTGCTCGCCGCCAGGCACCACACCTTCGAGTTCGTCCACTCGGGCGGAGTGGAGGAGGAAACCGATCTTCACGGGCCGTGGTTCATCAAGGTCGACGGCGGCCCGATCAACGCGGCGATCGTCGAAAGGATTTCCGCCCTCCAGCACGGCGCGGTCGAGGTCTGGGAAATCGCCGGCGGCCGCGGCTGGACGCACCCGGTCCACATACACTTCGAGGAAGGGTTCATCCTCACGAGGAACGGCAGGATGCCTCCCGAGTGGGAGATGTGGGCCCGCAAGGACATGTACCGTATCGGACCCGAGCCGGAAAGCGGCGTAATCCAGGCCGCCATCCGGGCGCGCGACTTCTTCGGGAGGTTCATGCAGCATTGCCACAACACCATGCATGAGGACCACGCCATGCTGATGCGTTGGGACTCCGCGAAGGCGGGGGCTGTCCTTATGGACGCCCCTTTGCCCACTTTCGACGGCGTCTTCCTCGAGCCGTCCTTCGCGCTCGAAACGGCCGAAACCGGCGACGGCATTGGGCTGAAATAG